The Candidatus Sysuiplasma acidicola genome includes the window ATCACGGTGTCCTCGAAATACAGTTCGCCGTTCTTTCGCTTATTCGTGAGTACTTCGTGGAAAACACCTCCGGCCAGGATGGTTTCCCACATTCTCTTGTAGAAGTCCGCGTCGTGCTTTCCCGATTTCAGAACCCGCGGCGTCTTCCCAATGACTTCGTCTTTTTCGTAACCGGTGGTCTCCGTGAAAGCCCTGTTGGTCCACTGTATCATACCGCTGCGGTCAGTGAGTATAATCGTATCGGTTGCGTTCTGCAGTGCAGTATCGAGCAGCTTCAGCCTGTCCCTCAGCCTTGAGGAACGCACTGCTACGCTCAGCGCATCCGCTGCACTCTGCATCTGGGCGACCGTGTCGCTATGTGTAGTGCCCAGATTGTTTCCGTAAATGCACATAGAGCCGACGATTTCGTCCGCGTACCTGAGCGGGAGAGCGATGACTGAATCGAATCCCCTGTGCGAAGCGATGCCGGCAATTGACTTGAAACTGAAATCTCCGGCTTTTGCGATGTGCATCTGACCGGTTCTGATGGCCCTTACTGCCGGTGAATCCTCACGCATGGACGGCTCGTCTTTTCCATATTCCGGCAGTCCGCGTTCATCCGCCAGCAGACTGATTTCTCCATTAGCCTCATTGAGGAGTATCGTTACGCCCCGGAAACCGAATATAGACTGGAGACGCATACAGAAGGTCGAAAATATTGAACGGAGCGACTTCTCCTTCAGAACAGCGCTTGATGTTTCGTGCAGCAGCTTTGTCATTGCATGCATACGGACGGGACCGGTGATGTCCCTGGCCGAGCATGTAACAAAAGAAATCTGACCGGCCCGATCGACTATCGGATTGGTTATGACATCGAGGTATTTCACGTTGCCGTCCGCATCCACCTGGACCTCGTCATGGCGTGTCGGACCATCTCCGGCCAATACGGTTCGAAGCGCCCTCTCCACATTTGACAGTCTGCTCATACCGGCACCAGACAACTTTGCTCCGATGATGTCCTGTCTGGACATGCCGAACATCTGTTCGAATGCGTGATTGACCCTCAGAACGCGACCTTCAGCGTCGAAAAGGAATACGGTATCGGACGTGCTCTCAAAAATGGAGGAGAGCTGATTCTTTGCATCCTCAATCTCGCTTGCTGCCCTCCGGTTATTTACAGCCGTCTTGATGAAGTGTGAAAGTTCGGCGAATTGCGAAATAGGATCCCCGCCTTTCTGTAGATAAAAATCCGCTCCATTGTTTATTGCACTGATTACGACCTCTTCACGGCCCTTTCCTGTGAAAAGGATGAATGGCGTTCTGATGTTATGCGAACGCAATTTCTTCAGGAGTTCTATGCCGTCCATTTCGGGCATCTGAAAATCAGACACAATCGCACCGTACCTGCCGTCCGATATTCTGACAAAAGCTTCAACTGGAGAAGAGCAGGTCTGGACCTCGAAGTTGCCGTCTGATTCCATGAATATTCTGAACGGTTCATGAAGTGCCACGGTGTCATCGACGTAGAGAACAGGTATTGATTCTGGTTTACTAAGCATTGGTCGTTGCTCCGGGTTGTCTATTATAAATAGATGATCTTCCCCTTAACAAAGACTGCCACGTGATTATCAGGCTCGCAGGGCCACTTATTTCCAAGCGATCGTGTATAGGATCTTTGGCTATGCTGGCACCGGTGCGCTCACACTGCGGCGTCAGGAATCTTGACCGCTCCTTCCTCTGTGCTACGACTTGACAGCGCGCAGTAAAGGCCCACAGCCATTGCAACATCAATCCAGACTGCCCAGAAGATGTTTATGGCATATGGAATTGGATCGGCCGAGTTGAGCAGCCGGAGGAAACCGATAGCAATACTCAGAGACACTGCTGCAAGAACCGCGATATTCGGTGAGAGCGATCTGAGCTTCACCTGCCCTGCTTTTTTCGAAGTAACATTGAACGGTTTCTTCTTCCGCATCGCCCAAGTGAAGAACGACACCGTAATGACCCAGAAGTTAAGCATCTCAACGCCCTGATGCATTACCGCCCCCTTTAAACCGTAATCTCGGCCGCCTATGAGCACTGTTGCGATCATCGTGGCGAAGAAAAACGGTATGAAGACTGCAGCGTAATACAGGTAACTCAGGGACATGTATGCCACGCCCAGTGCGAGAAAAATGATCGGCGCCACGATCTCGACCAGCGCAATAGGCCCTTCCTTCAGCCAGTACAGATCGCCGAACATGAAGTCTATGAATTGCCTGAATGGCAGATTGCTCCTGAGCAGCGGTCCAAGAAGCTGAAAACCACCCAGGCTCCACCTCGCCTGCTGCGATAAAATGGCCCTGGCATCCATGGGGGCTATGCCGTAATAGACGAGATCCCTGTCGAGGTACACACCGCGATACCCCTTCGCTATTATTTGGAGCGAGGTCGCAATGTCCTCAGTGACCGTGTCTTCAACGAAATATCCTGCCTCAACCACTGCTTTCATCCTGAACGCAGTTCCGCTTCCGAGGCTGAATGTCGAGTCTGCCTTTGACCTCCCACTCATCACGGTGTGAAGAAACGGCAGCTGCATGTAGTTGGCCGCACGTGCAATCCGAGTATTGTTCTCCGAATACTTTTGCGGCAGCTGTACAAAGCCGACTTTTTCATCATTGAAACAGTTGAGTATTTCGTCGAAAAAATTTGAGTCTGGACGCTGATCGGCATCGAATATGGCGAAAATGTCCACGCCGTCGAGCGTCTTCAGCACGTCGTTTATCGCACCGGCTTTGTATCCGCGTCTGTTGTCTCTGTGCACATAAGACACGTGAAGCATGTCGCAGTATCTGCTCAACTCGCCTGCCTTTGACGTATCCGTGGAATCGTCGATGACTATGACCCTGCCGATCCCGGTCGCAAGCTTCACCGAAATAATGGTGTCCCTGACCATCAGCGGGTCTTCATTGTAACTCGCAACCAGCGAGCATACCCTGTATGAACCCGGCGTGTACGTCTGGGACTGAACAACACTTCTCTTTCTTCCGTATTGCCATACAAAGTAGAAGAAGGAGAGAAGGCTCACCTCGCTTCCGAGAAGCACGAGGTAGGTCAGCGGCATGTAATATGCACGGGGTGTAACCAGGATTGAAAGAGGAACCGGAAGGACAAATATTGAAATGAATGACAGGATGTTGAGTGCTTTCATATTATCTCAATTGTTCGTAGAAATTTTCCTCTTCCTTTCTGAACAGCCTGATAGCCTTGTCGGAAGATGCGAGTATTATCTTGCTCAGCACTTCTGATATCTCCTCTGTTACGATGACAAAAGAGAACTTGGATTTCTCAGTCAGGTTGATCTTTTTGAGGTCGGAGTAGAGGGCTCTGACAAAACTCCTTATCACCAGGTTGCTCTCCGTCACCGTTGCGACGGATATCGGTATAAGATCCAGCAGGTTGAAGAGCAGGAGTGTGCCGGCGTTGTGCTTCATCATTGCCGTATAGATTTCATTGAATATTTCCTTCTCGCACTTCCTTATGTCTTCAATATCCGTTGTTCTGTTCCTTCTTGACAGCAGAGACTCGGAGAAAACTTCAAATTCGACATACTTCAGGTTCCTTGGATCTATGTCGCGCTTGACCCTTTCCATTTCGGTGATGTCCGTAAGCATGATCAGCGTCCTCTTGTAAATCGGCACCGCGGGAAAGGCGATCCAGTCGACGAATGACCACAGATTGCCGCTGGGATCCCAGAATATTGTTGTGATAGACGGCTGAAGCGCTGTGAATTTTATGTCGTCCGAGGAGAAACCCTTGGGGACTTTGTAAATCGAGTTCATTTATGCGTTCTTCCACAACTCTGTATTTTATCCTTGTCCCTTCCTTATCAAGGATGAGAGCATCATGCCGATGGGAAATCTGATGACCCGCTGGGCATAACATGCTCAGGAATCGGAAGGCGCCCTTGTTCGATGCACCCAACCTGCGGCAGCTGCCGAATCACCAAGACGGGCCGGTTGAGCAGAAACGTCAGTCTATTGAGTTTGAAGGTTGCCGGATTCGTTCAACGGAACAGTGAACGACGGTTGATATGGACTACTCCAGAGTTGAATCTAGTTGGGTTTAAGCATATGCTGCATTGTGAAGTTACAGACGATGCTGTACACTACTCACCGTGAACAATATTTTCAAAAAATAGTAATCAGTCTATAGTTAATCATTCCCGTTCCCAACTCAATTCTCCACCTTCCTTCTCCACTACTTTTCAACCATTAGCTCGACAGTTTCATATCCGTACCATTTCACAGCCGAAACTCTATCTGGAGAAATCCATTCATGTCCAGAGTTTTTTTGACCAGGGATGCCGCTGATTGCGAAATTATAGGTAGGACCATTGTACTCCGAAGCGCTACCGTTCAAGCCCCCGCCTGCAGGCGAATATGCTCCAACAAATTGGAGCTTAAAAGTTACTCCGTGAAATATAAAAACGATGACCTGTCCTGTTGAGACATTGTGTGGCGGATATGGGATCGAAACGATTTCGGAATAATATGATTGTGAGTCAAACACCGGCGAGTACCACAAATAAATGGAGATAACGACCGCAGCGACAACCAGACACGCGAATACTGCAGCAAGCTTGGGCCTCATTCTTCTTGAATTGGCGCTAAATGGATTTTTTGTCATGAAATTCGCCTTTTCTTCATGAACGCAGGTAGAGTACAGCTTTGTCTGTAAATTCTTTCAGACCTTGTGTCTTCACTGCCTGAGTTAGGGGACTTAAACATGAAAACACAGGGCGTAGAAACAACTGAACTACAGTATATGATTATTGGCTTTCTGACTGACTATGACGAACAACAAAGAGTTTTCTACAAATCCAATTTTCACGGGGGTTAATATGCGTTTGTCGAACTTCGGATATACCTGCCATATGCCTTAGTATTGGCATGCAGCATCCTTCGCATGGTGCCTGAAGTAGCGCGTAGCGAACAAAAGAATGATTACCGAAATTGCTCCTTCCAGAAAGAATGGAAGTGATTCTTGAAGTGAAAATAACCTGGCGCCAATGAGTGGCCCAACTATTCCTCCAAGATACACCATGGATTCAAGTGTACCATAGACTCTGCCTCCCGTCCCATGCGGGGCGGCTTCATATAACCAGGCACTGAACAGAGGCGTAGCCATAACAGCAAATGCTTGTGAAGAAACAAAGATCGAAATCACCAGGTAAATGGACGGGTATGTTGAATAAGCAAGTGAGGCAAATGCGATCTCAAGAAATGAAGACGCCATCAAGAACCACAGGGCGCCCCTTCTTATTCCTATGCGATTGGCTATTCTTTCTCCCGGAATCAGTATGATCGCACCAATTAGCAGTTGCAAGGAGAACATGTAACCAATAAGAGTTGGTGAGAGTCCAAGTGCCCTATAGGAAAAAGGTGAGACAAGAAACGATGACACTGTCCCGAGTAACGATGTTGCGAATAATACTAAGACGATTACACCGATTTCGCTGTTGAGTGGTATGTCTCTTATGCCCAGAAGAGCTTCGCGCATGTTTAATTTCACCTTTCGACTGGATTCCAAATTGAAAATCAGCAATGACCTCATTACTGAGACAAGTATCAAGAGAAAGCCGGCCACAACGAATGCTGACTGAAACATCCTGTCCGTAAGGAGGAGTCCGCTGAAAATGGGTCCTATGAATGCACCTATTTCGGCAAATGTCTGCCATGTTGCGTAAGCCAGCGGGCGATTCTGAGGTTCAGAAGATCGTGCGATCAATACAAAACGTGCCTGGGCGGATATTCTCAGTGGAATGACATAAGATATTAAGCATAACAGTACAATTGTCAGTTCTCTGGTTGTTCCAGCCAGTATCAATAGTGTACCTGCTATCAAGCCTGACAGTACCAGTGTCAATTTAACATTCCAGTAATCTGAAATTACACCGCCGACAAATGCGCCTACTACTGAGGCGCATGCGAAAGCGGAATACACTTCGCCCAGCAGTGTTAGGTTAGCCCCGTAGAGAAGCAAGTAAAGGGGAAGCAGGAAGTACCAAAGAGAATTGCCAAAAGTTCCGATCGCTGAGGTTATACCTAGAGTTCTCACATTCCGCTTGTGCTTGGCTGCTGCCTCTGCGGTTACAAATTGCACATTCCCCACTGTGATCGAGCCTCCTGGATGGTGTGTTCAATATTATTCTCCTTTGGATTGAAATTATATTATTTCACACTGCTGTTGGCATGCACGGATTGAGGGTAGCGGCAGCCTGATTTCGCAATGCAGGACAAAAACATGTCATTGAGAGCCGAACATGCTTTTCACCCTCCGACTTGGCACTTGTCTCGCACCATATGCTGAGGAAGTAATCGCCCATGGATGTTCTTGAGCATCTATCGAAGGTGCAGATGTTCAGTGTAGAAGGACAACGGATCAAGACAGAGATAACGAAGAAGACATGAGAGACAATAGACAGGCTGTGCCCGGAGCCTGGTCTGGTCTATCGAGTTTGAAGTTTGCAACATTCGTTCAGCGGAACTGTGAACGACTGCTGATATCAGCTCTACCGGAGGTGACTCACATCACTACTCCCTTGTATGGCAATTATTGAATGGGCATCGATCAAGAAAGCATGTTATTGTGGCGTACGGTCGGCCTCAGTAGCCACCACTTGTATAGAAATTTGGCACACTAATTCCCGGAGGGTAGTAATAAAGTGCAAAACTCCCACTTAGTGTTAATAGCTCGTAGTTTACAACTTCGCTTCCAAATGCAAAAGCACTTGATGTGCTTGCCTTCACTTGCTGCGTCATACCAATTATTGCAGTGTTGTTGTTTGCAAGACCTGCAGTCAGGATCCATTCCCCTAGCGCAGTGTAACCGTCTGCATATGCTCCATTGGCAACTGTCTGCCCATACATGAATTGCCATCCATAATTATCTTCGCTTTGAGGGGTGTCAGTATATCCAAAATCTGTGAACTTCACCGAAACAGTTGAACTCGGTGGAGTGTATGTCATTTGAAAGTAGGGGTTTGGTGCAATTCCATCGAAACTTGCTCCAAGTGTATATGAATGGACGCCGGAAGTGCTTGAAGGAGAAGTCGATTCTATATCATACAGATAAGAGTTTGCGCCTCCTCCCTGGTACTGTGTGTAACTGGATTCATAGTTTATATTGCCCTCGAGGTAGCTGATGCCGGGACCCTGTGATGTCATATTCCTTGTTGGAATGAATTTAATCCAACCCATCGTGGCCACAGGTATCTCATACGTTCCTGGCAGGTTAGACCCATAGGGAACAATTTTGTTCTCACACCATATACCCAGGTCATACCAGTATTCTCCGTACGAGTTGTTATAACCGACAGTTTGTCCGGTCAAGAATAAAACAGTTCCAGGGGGAAGATTGTTGTTCGTGAATGTGACAAGGTCCGTAGTGGAGTGAGTGCTTCCATTATTTGTGCCTGAAATGGCAGGGTTTGCAATCATGACACGCCATGAATCTATTCGCAGCAGGAAATTAGTTTTGGAAAAACCAGTGGAAAGAGGCAGTGAGGCCATCTTTAAGATTCTCGAGGCACCATTTGCAACTATCAGATTGCCCGAGTTTGAAGGGATAATTGGAGGCATTATCATGACGCTTG containing:
- a CDS encoding PAS domain S-box protein — protein: MLSKPESIPVLYVDDTVALHEPFRIFMESDGNFEVQTCSSPVEAFVRISDGRYGAIVSDFQMPEMDGIELLKKLRSHNIRTPFILFTGKGREEVVISAINNGADFYLQKGGDPISQFAELSHFIKTAVNNRRAASEIEDAKNQLSSIFESTSDTVFLFDAEGRVLRVNHAFEQMFGMSRQDIIGAKLSGAGMSRLSNVERALRTVLAGDGPTRHDEVQVDADGNVKYLDVITNPIVDRAGQISFVTCSARDITGPVRMHAMTKLLHETSSAVLKEKSLRSIFSTFCMRLQSIFGFRGVTILLNEANGEISLLADERGLPEYGKDEPSMREDSPAVRAIRTGQMHIAKAGDFSFKSIAGIASHRGFDSVIALPLRYADEIVGSMCIYGNNLGTTHSDTVAQMQSAADALSVAVRSSRLRDRLKLLDTALQNATDTIILTDRSGMIQWTNRAFTETTGYEKDEVIGKTPRVLKSGKHDADFYKRMWETILAGGVFHEVLTNKRKNGELYFEDTVITPVRDASNVISSFVAIKREIKEP
- a CDS encoding MFS transporter; translated protein: MGNVQFVTAEAAAKHKRNVRTLGITSAIGTFGNSLWYFLLPLYLLLYGANLTLLGEVYSAFACASVVGAFVGGVISDYWNVKLTLVLSGLIAGTLLILAGTTRELTIVLLCLISYVIPLRISAQARFVLIARSSEPQNRPLAYATWQTFAEIGAFIGPIFSGLLLTDRMFQSAFVVAGFLLILVSVMRSLLIFNLESSRKVKLNMREALLGIRDIPLNSEIGVIVLVLFATSLLGTVSSFLVSPFSYRALGLSPTLIGYMFSLQLLIGAIILIPGERIANRIGIRRGALWFLMASSFLEIAFASLAYSTYPSIYLVISIFVSSQAFAVMATPLFSAWLYEAAPHGTGGRVYGTLESMVYLGGIVGPLIGARLFSLQESLPFFLEGAISVIILLFATRYFRHHAKDAACQY
- a CDS encoding glycosyltransferase, whose protein sequence is MKALNILSFISIFVLPVPLSILVTPRAYYMPLTYLVLLGSEVSLLSFFYFVWQYGRKRSVVQSQTYTPGSYRVCSLVASYNEDPLMVRDTIISVKLATGIGRVIVIDDSTDTSKAGELSRYCDMLHVSYVHRDNRRGYKAGAINDVLKTLDGVDIFAIFDADQRPDSNFFDEILNCFNDEKVGFVQLPQKYSENNTRIARAANYMQLPFLHTVMSGRSKADSTFSLGSGTAFRMKAVVEAGYFVEDTVTEDIATSLQIIAKGYRGVYLDRDLVYYGIAPMDARAILSQQARWSLGGFQLLGPLLRSNLPFRQFIDFMFGDLYWLKEGPIALVEIVAPIIFLALGVAYMSLSYLYYAAVFIPFFFATMIATVLIGGRDYGLKGAVMHQGVEMLNFWVITVSFFTWAMRKKKPFNVTSKKAGQVKLRSLSPNIAVLAAVSLSIAIGFLRLLNSADPIPYAINIFWAVWIDVAMAVGLYCALSSRSTEEGAVKIPDAAV